The genomic segment CGTGAAGCACCCCCAGGTCAGGGATTGCGCCGTCGTCGGGATGCGGCACGCGACATTAGGCGAAGTGCCGTGCCTCTTCGTTGTCCCGAAGGATGAGGCTCTCGACGTCCCCGCGCTGCTGGAGCATTGCAGAGCGCATCTCTCCTCATACAAGATCCCGGAATCCACACATCTCGTCGGAGAAATTCCGCGCACGGGGTCTGGCAAAATCATGCGCTTCAAGCTCGTCGAGGCCTTGAGCGCCCAGGCTTGATCCGCGCGCGCATTCAGTCGACGGAGCGCGGACCAAGCGCGCCAAAGGATTTCGGATCGTAGGCGAGACGATACCGCATGTCTGCGGCCACGATCGGCGTCTTGCACCGATCGCAATCGACGACAGGATCAAAGTCGTGGCCGCACTTGATGTGCGTGAGGATAAGGGGCGGCTTTCCCTTCGAAAGCCAGCGATCACCCCATCTCAGCATGGCGATGAAGGAACCGTAAAGCTCTAAACCCATGTCCGTTAGCAGGTATTCGTAGCGGTCGGGAGAAGTTTGATAGCGTCTCCGTCGGAGCACTCCCCTGGCGACCAAGCGATTCAACCGATCAGTCAGGATATTGGGTGCGATTGCGAGCTCGTTGAGAATCTTGTCGTAGCGCCGGTTGCCGAAGAATCCCTCCCGGACGACCATAAAGCTCCATTTGTCGCCGATGATCTCAAGGGCGCGAGATACGGAGCTGGGGCGACCGAGCATGAACCGGCTTCCATCCGAAGGGCGCCTTGTATTACGACCAGCTTTCGCGGGACTGCGGCCGGCACCAGGTCCATCGCGGTATTTCGCGTCGCGCGCCGAGATGCTTTCGCCGCAATGGGAGCACGTGACGATCGGGTGACTTTCGCAGCCGCAGGTCGCGTGGACAAGCGTCAGTGGAGGCGGCTTGCCTTTGGACAGCCAACGGTCTCCGAACTGCATGAGCGCAATAAAGCTCGGATAGAGATCGAAGCCCATTTTCGTCAGTCGGTACTCCTTCCTCTGTGACGAGCCAGGCGCAACTTGGCGGAAGATCCCGAGCTGCGTCAGTTTTTTCAGCCGATCGGTCAGAGTGGCCCGCGGAATGCCAAGCGCCGATCGAAAGGCTTCAAAGGTCTGAGTTCCAAAAAATGCCTCGCGGATGATCAGGAAAGCCCATGCGTCCGAGACGATGTCCAACGTGCGAGC from the Bradyrhizobium sp. WBAH42 genome contains:
- a CDS encoding helix-turn-helix domain-containing protein; this encodes MDIVSDAWAFLIIREAFFGTQTFEAFRSALGIPRATLTDRLKKLTQLGIFRQVAPGSSQRKEYRLTKMGFDLYPSFIALMQFGDRWLSKGKPPPLTLVHATCGCESHPIVTCSHCGESISARDAKYRDGPGAGRSPAKAGRNTRRPSDGSRFMLGRPSSVSRALEIIGDKWSFMVVREGFFGNRRYDKILNELAIAPNILTDRLNRLVARGVLRRRRYQTSPDRYEYLLTDMGLELYGSFIAMLRWGDRWLSKGKPPLILTHIKCGHDFDPVVDCDRCKTPIVAADMRYRLAYDPKSFGALGPRSVD